A genomic segment from Halobellus litoreus encodes:
- a CDS encoding alcohol dehydrogenase catalytic domain-containing protein → MRAATLTDVGSVEVRERDRPIPADDELLIRIGACGVCMTDYHLYRGSFSVETPLVPGHESAGTVVDVGDDVLRYESGDRVAINPTIPCNACTYCKRGETHLCENNTSIGGAADTVVDGAFAEYVRVPETNVEGIGELSFTRASLAEPLACALHGVSQVDSEPGDSVAIVGAGPIGLLLLQAFRNVGAAPIVVSELDDTRRELAADLGADAVVDPEAVTDPVAAIEDAADGPVDVGVEAIGLAPTIRQANAVTAKGGSTLVFGVPAQDETLEISPFDVYFDEVDYRGSYSLTTADFERAVTLLTHGRVEVDPIVTDRIGLDDLPWAFDRMANTEGLKHVVIPDAE, encoded by the coding sequence ATGCGCGCAGCGACGCTAACCGACGTCGGATCGGTCGAAGTGCGGGAACGCGATCGGCCGATTCCGGCCGACGACGAATTGCTGATCCGAATCGGGGCGTGTGGCGTCTGTATGACGGACTATCACCTGTATCGCGGATCCTTCAGTGTGGAGACCCCGCTGGTACCGGGACACGAGAGCGCGGGGACCGTCGTCGACGTCGGCGACGACGTCTTGCGGTACGAGTCAGGTGACCGCGTCGCGATCAACCCGACGATCCCGTGTAACGCCTGTACGTACTGTAAACGCGGGGAGACGCACCTTTGTGAGAACAACACGAGTATCGGCGGAGCCGCGGACACCGTCGTCGACGGGGCCTTCGCGGAGTACGTCCGGGTTCCAGAGACGAACGTCGAGGGAATCGGGGAACTGTCGTTCACGCGGGCCTCCCTGGCCGAACCGCTCGCCTGCGCCCTCCACGGCGTGTCGCAGGTCGACAGCGAGCCCGGGGACAGCGTCGCCATCGTCGGCGCGGGCCCGATCGGCCTCCTGTTGCTCCAGGCGTTCCGCAACGTCGGTGCCGCGCCGATCGTGGTCTCGGAACTCGACGACACCAGGCGGGAGCTCGCCGCTGACCTGGGTGCCGACGCTGTCGTCGATCCCGAGGCGGTCACTGATCCGGTCGCGGCGATCGAGGACGCCGCGGACGGCCCCGTCGACGTCGGCGTCGAGGCGATCGGCCTCGCTCCGACGATCCGGCAGGCCAACGCGGTGACAGCGAAGGGCGGGTCGACCCTCGTCTTCGGCGTCCCGGCCCAAGACGAGACCCTTGAGATCAGTCCCTTCGATGTGTACTTCGACGAGGTGGACTACCGCGGGTCCTACTCGCTGACGACGGCTGACTTCGAGCGAGCGGTGACGTTGCTGACGCACGGACGGGTCGAGGTGGATCCGATCGTCACGGATCGGATCGGCCTGGACGACCTCCCGTGGGCGTTCGATCGGATGGCGAACACCGAGGGGCTGAAGCACGTCGTAATCCCGGATGCCGAGTGA
- a CDS encoding carbohydrate kinase family protein, whose protein sequence is MTDRSIIVAGETLVDFIPATPGPLGEVESFDRRAGGAPANVAVALARLETPPWLCTNLSTDGFGDFLASALEDEGVPDRFVTRSDHPTALAFVSHDQAGDRSFTFFREDTADVHIGTDDVGEGTLSDVGWVVVGGVALTDDPSRSAVFDLAERARDAGCRVVFDPNTRADLWSEDPTPTIERMLSLTDVLKATPADFEPTGVPVDEEAFGQRLLEAGPDTVLVTRGAAGARAVAGPSAPWGAGEWSHEGYELDDVVDATGAGDAFLAGALTAMVDGSDPTETLGFANAVAAVSTTESGAMAALPDRETVERFRDRQDGDGGGT, encoded by the coding sequence ATGACTGACCGTTCGATCATCGTTGCCGGGGAGACGCTCGTAGACTTTATTCCGGCGACGCCCGGACCCCTCGGCGAAGTCGAATCGTTCGACCGTCGGGCGGGCGGCGCACCCGCGAACGTAGCGGTCGCGCTGGCCCGACTCGAGACACCACCGTGGCTCTGTACGAACCTCTCGACCGACGGCTTCGGAGATTTCCTCGCGTCGGCCCTCGAAGACGAGGGAGTGCCAGACCGGTTCGTGACGCGGAGCGACCATCCGACGGCGCTGGCGTTCGTGAGTCACGACCAAGCCGGCGATCGGAGTTTCACGTTCTTCCGCGAGGACACCGCCGACGTTCACATCGGGACCGACGACGTCGGCGAGGGGACGCTATCGGACGTCGGGTGGGTCGTCGTCGGCGGCGTGGCCCTGACCGACGACCCGTCTCGATCGGCGGTGTTCGACCTCGCCGAACGGGCTCGGGACGCCGGCTGCCGGGTCGTGTTCGATCCGAACACCCGCGCGGACCTCTGGTCGGAGGACCCGACGCCGACGATCGAGCGGATGCTCTCGTTGACCGACGTGCTGAAGGCGACGCCGGCAGATTTCGAGCCGACCGGCGTCCCGGTCGACGAGGAAGCGTTCGGCCAGCGGCTCCTGGAGGCGGGCCCCGACACGGTCCTCGTCACCCGAGGGGCGGCGGGAGCGCGGGCGGTTGCCGGTCCCAGCGCGCCCTGGGGTGCCGGCGAGTGGTCCCACGAGGGGTACGAACTCGACGATGTCGTCGACGCGACGGGCGCGGGGGACGCGTTCCTCGCCGGCGCGCTGACGGCGATGGTCGACGGGAGCGACCCGACGGAGACGCTCGGGTTCGCGAACGCCGTGGCCGCGGTTTCGACCACCGAGAGCGGCGCGATGGCCGCCTTGCCGGACCGGGAGACCGTCGAGCGGTTCAGGGATCGGCAGGACGGGGACGGAGGCGGGACCTAG
- a CDS encoding IclR family transcriptional regulator, giving the protein MDESPKYAVEATGTSLRILETLVDAPESMGVTALSREVDVAKSVVHNHLATLRAHGYVTKRDGRYGPSLSLLRLGSGVRSDVGIYQETKEAVDNLAAATGETATLFVREEESAIPIHIAEGDTLWTQPFGVGERLPLHVTAPGKCLLASLSDEDLRTVLDRLNREAYTDATITDREELTTELRRVRDDGISFCRGEHHEGVVGVAAPIPSNGEYRTAALGVCGPVDRLNGRYLEEDVTGQVLSTTKSVQVELASA; this is encoded by the coding sequence ATGGACGAATCACCGAAGTACGCTGTCGAAGCGACCGGAACGTCGCTCCGGATATTGGAAACCCTCGTCGACGCACCGGAGTCGATGGGAGTCACAGCCCTCTCACGAGAGGTGGACGTGGCGAAGAGTGTCGTCCACAATCACCTCGCCACGCTCCGCGCACACGGGTACGTGACGAAGCGTGACGGTCGATACGGACCGTCGCTGAGTCTACTGAGATTGGGATCAGGGGTCCGGAGCGACGTGGGAATCTACCAGGAAACCAAAGAGGCCGTGGACAATCTGGCCGCGGCGACCGGCGAGACCGCGACGCTGTTCGTGAGGGAGGAAGAGAGCGCGATTCCGATCCACATTGCCGAGGGGGACACGCTTTGGACGCAACCGTTCGGTGTCGGCGAGAGACTGCCGCTTCACGTCACCGCGCCGGGGAAATGTCTCCTGGCGTCGCTCTCGGACGAGGATCTCAGAACTGTGCTCGACCGACTGAACCGCGAGGCGTATACTGACGCGACCATCACGGATCGCGAGGAACTCACGACGGAGCTGCGTCGCGTCCGAGACGACGGGATTTCGTTCTGCAGAGGTGAACACCACGAGGGTGTCGTCGGCGTCGCAGCCCCGATCCCGTCGAACGGAGAGTATCGGACCGCCGCGCTGGGGGTCTGCGGACCGGTGGACCGTCTCAACGGTCGATACTTGGAAGAGGACGTCACGGGACAGGTGCTGAGCACGACGAAATCCGTGCAGGTGGAACTCGCCAGTGCGTGA
- a CDS encoding extracellular solute-binding protein produces the protein MTSKRNGQRRRNFLKATGVGLLGGLAGCTRGGSSGSGDGSGDGTSGTSGGDSGGGGDSGSGDSGSEELAIPLSEYESADIDWRQFEGSTINIGAVQHAWVDAIRPAIPVFEELTGIDVVWNVLPEQEFRTKRLTDVSTGAGEWDVFFLDQVVNQFRESGWLQALDPYFEDDSMYDEEWYGMDDLFEATRWQAHGGGYSDTWTGMPITVEVQTQFYRTDLYDEYDLEVAETLEEFRSNAQTIHENESDVVGTVGRGQQGYGMNIYILNTFIRQFGAELWDSYPGNSGLDSEGAISAAEWYVNLLQDYGPEGASSQVWSDVLSTMQSGNAGHIVSDANLFWPGLTNPESSDVADRIAVAKAPAPADGQFSPNAFAWQIATSQNADNSEQAFLFMLWASSEPTNTWMHVENNAGFSVRQSTWENEEYRSRVGDNFAQVTLESLQEAAPDPFDSQYPEWGQTYSEELQTAIGGNQSAEEAMASAASAAEDIASE, from the coding sequence ATGACAAGCAAACGCAACGGGCAGAGACGGCGTAATTTTCTAAAAGCGACGGGCGTCGGACTCCTCGGTGGTCTCGCAGGTTGTACGCGCGGCGGCAGCAGCGGTAGCGGGGACGGCTCCGGGGACGGAACCTCGGGGACCAGCGGCGGTGACAGCGGCGGTGGCGGCGACAGCGGATCCGGCGACAGCGGGTCGGAGGAACTCGCGATTCCGCTGAGCGAGTACGAGAGCGCGGACATCGACTGGCGGCAGTTCGAGGGGTCGACAATCAACATCGGCGCGGTCCAACACGCGTGGGTGGACGCCATCCGGCCGGCGATTCCGGTGTTCGAGGAACTGACCGGCATCGACGTCGTCTGGAACGTCCTGCCGGAACAGGAGTTCCGAACGAAGCGCCTCACCGACGTGAGTACCGGCGCCGGCGAGTGGGACGTGTTCTTCCTGGACCAGGTCGTCAACCAGTTCCGCGAGTCGGGGTGGCTGCAGGCGCTCGACCCCTATTTCGAGGACGACAGTATGTACGATGAGGAGTGGTACGGGATGGACGACCTCTTCGAGGCCACGCGGTGGCAAGCACACGGCGGGGGGTACAGCGACACGTGGACCGGGATGCCCATCACTGTCGAGGTCCAGACCCAGTTCTACCGCACGGACCTCTACGACGAGTACGACCTGGAAGTCGCCGAGACGTTAGAGGAGTTCCGATCGAACGCCCAGACCATCCACGAGAACGAGTCTGACGTCGTCGGGACCGTCGGGCGCGGCCAACAGGGGTATGGGATGAACATCTACATCCTCAACACGTTCATCCGCCAGTTCGGCGCCGAACTCTGGGACAGCTATCCGGGCAACTCCGGACTGGACTCCGAGGGAGCGATTTCCGCCGCGGAGTGGTACGTGAACCTCCTCCAGGACTACGGTCCCGAGGGCGCGTCCAGCCAGGTCTGGTCCGACGTGCTCTCGACGATGCAGTCGGGTAACGCCGGCCACATCGTCTCGGACGCCAACTTGTTCTGGCCGGGTCTCACCAACCCAGAATCCTCGGACGTGGCCGACCGGATCGCCGTCGCGAAGGCGCCGGCACCGGCCGACGGGCAGTTCTCGCCGAACGCCTTCGCGTGGCAGATCGCAACTTCACAGAACGCCGACAACTCCGAGCAGGCGTTCCTGTTCATGCTCTGGGCGTCCTCGGAACCGACCAACACGTGGATGCACGTCGAGAACAACGCCGGGTTCTCGGTGCGCCAGTCGACGTGGGAGAACGAGGAGTACCGCTCCCGCGTCGGCGACAACTTCGCGCAGGTCACGCTGGAGTCCCTGCAGGAAGCCGCGCCGGACCCCTTCGACAGCCAGTACCCCGAGTGGGGACAGACCTATTCCGAGGAGCTGCAGACGGCAATCGGCGGCAACCAGAGCGCCGAGGAAGCGATGGCGAGCGCCGCGTCGGCGGCCGAAGACATCGCCAGCGAGTAA
- a CDS encoding carbohydrate ABC transporter permease, which yields MATVDDPQQPDSRMSKTTRERLVSLGRHAALLGWSLVVLFPLYWIVSMSLKPPSAAISLPPDWVFLPTVYNYIQLLQQSSFVNAFFNSVFMVSASVIVVLLIGVPAAYVLSRYDIPRQRDVLVWILSSRMLPPVAVIIPFFVIFRALNLYDTRIGMIFMYITINISLVVWVMKAFFDGIPETLEEAARVDGATRFQAFRKVILPAAKPGIFSVAIISFIFAWIELLFSLVLTNNNAVTVTMQVYQFIGVRQIEWGMLAAATTATIIPVVLFVIAVNKYLAAGLSFGVVIKE from the coding sequence ATGGCGACCGTCGACGACCCACAACAGCCCGACAGCCGGATGTCGAAGACGACCCGGGAGCGACTCGTCTCGCTCGGGCGACACGCCGCGTTGCTCGGGTGGTCCCTCGTGGTCCTGTTCCCGCTGTACTGGATCGTCTCGATGTCGCTGAAGCCGCCCAGCGCGGCCATCTCTCTGCCGCCGGATTGGGTCTTCCTGCCGACGGTTTACAACTACATCCAACTGCTCCAGCAGTCGAGCTTCGTCAACGCGTTCTTCAACAGCGTGTTTATGGTCAGCGCCTCGGTGATCGTCGTCCTGCTGATCGGGGTGCCGGCGGCGTACGTGCTCTCGCGGTACGACATCCCGAGGCAGCGGGACGTCCTCGTGTGGATCCTCTCCTCGCGGATGCTCCCGCCCGTCGCCGTCATCATCCCGTTCTTCGTGATCTTCAGGGCGCTGAACCTCTACGACACCCGGATCGGGATGATCTTTATGTACATCACGATCAACATCTCGCTGGTCGTGTGGGTGATGAAGGCCTTCTTCGACGGCATTCCCGAGACGCTCGAGGAGGCCGCCCGCGTCGACGGCGCGACGCGGTTCCAGGCGTTCCGAAAGGTGATCCTGCCGGCGGCGAAGCCCGGCATCTTCTCGGTCGCGATCATCAGCTTCATCTTCGCCTGGATCGAACTGCTGTTCTCGCTGGTGCTGACGAACAACAACGCGGTGACGGTGACGATGCAGGTGTACCAGTTCATCGGCGTGCGACAGATCGAGTGGGGGATGCTCGCGGCGGCGACCACCGCGACGATCATCCCCGTCGTCCTGTTCGTCATCGCTGTCAACAAGTATCTCGCTGCCGGACTCAGCTTCGGCGTGGTGATCAAAGAATGA
- a CDS encoding carbohydrate ABC transporter permease yields MSTQTQTTSQAPSGLARLRELWNEYLPYWFITPMVLVMLLITIFPGAYDLYLSLVKYQLTDPNTIGQFNGLANYRRVFTSGGAINSFVVTITFVAGALALETGIGFVLAALVTGVESDRMKTFYRIVFIIPMAVAPVSLATIGRVMLNTEIGIIPYLIQQLTPFAAPNFLSDVPLLTVILVDTWNWTPFMFIIFYAGMSSVPKTLLEASRVDGAPMWRRYVHVIIPYMKPVLFVAILIRLIDLFRTFGLVFSLTSGGPGTATELVSINIFQTGFTFVDLGGAAAIAIVYLVGIIALCNILIIKVGFEGVWD; encoded by the coding sequence ATGAGTACACAGACTCAAACCACATCACAGGCCCCATCGGGACTGGCCAGGCTTCGGGAACTGTGGAACGAGTACCTCCCGTACTGGTTCATCACGCCGATGGTGCTCGTGATGCTACTGATCACTATCTTCCCGGGCGCGTACGACCTGTATCTGAGCCTGGTCAAGTATCAGCTCACCGACCCGAACACGATCGGCCAGTTCAACGGCTTGGCGAACTACCGGCGGGTCTTCACGAGCGGCGGCGCGATCAACTCGTTCGTGGTCACGATCACGTTCGTCGCCGGAGCGCTGGCGCTCGAGACAGGCATCGGGTTCGTCCTCGCGGCGCTCGTGACCGGCGTCGAGTCGGATCGGATGAAGACCTTCTACCGAATCGTCTTCATCATCCCGATGGCCGTCGCGCCCGTCTCGCTCGCCACGATCGGGCGGGTGATGCTGAACACCGAAATCGGAATCATTCCGTACCTCATTCAGCAGCTTACGCCGTTCGCGGCGCCGAACTTCCTCAGCGACGTGCCGCTCTTGACGGTGATCCTGGTCGATACGTGGAACTGGACGCCGTTTATGTTCATCATCTTCTACGCGGGGATGTCGTCCGTCCCGAAGACGCTCCTCGAGGCGTCGCGCGTGGACGGCGCGCCGATGTGGCGGCGGTACGTCCACGTCATCATCCCGTATATGAAGCCGGTGCTGTTCGTGGCCATCCTGATCCGGCTGATCGACCTGTTCCGAACCTTCGGGCTGGTGTTCAGCCTCACCAGCGGCGGCCCGGGAACCGCGACGGAGTTGGTGAGCATCAACATCTTCCAGACCGGGTTCACGTTCGTCGACCTGGGAGGCGCGGCGGCGATCGCCATCGTCTACCTCGTCGGCATCATCGCGCTGTGTAACATCCTGATCATCAAAGTCGGGTTCGAGGGGGTGTGGGACTGA
- a CDS encoding ABC transporter ATP-binding protein gives MAKVDLDDVTKRFGSGGDEVVAVDDVSLEIDDGEFVVFVGPSGSGKSTLLRIVAGLEKQTTGDVVIGDTVVSELGPRARDIAMVFQNYALYPNMTVEENMAFGLKMSTDMSDDEIETRVRETAEKMGIGRLLDNTPGEMSGGQQQRVALGRAIVRNPDVFLMDEPLSNLDAKLRTEMRTEINRLQNELGVTTLYVTHDQTEAMTMGDRLVVLNYGELQQVGTPLECFYRPANRFVAGFLGSPSMNFFEGQVEGGTLRLDGFDFDLTQEMQASARSRNALVLGVRPEDAKIHDSSRASHELEATVDVVEPMGSISYVYLRPAGQDGDRTFIVETDGQRAITEGQSVYVEIPDRDIHLFDAEAGETIHQRKLGTDAEVTLEGQT, from the coding sequence ATGGCGAAAGTAGACCTCGACGACGTCACGAAACGCTTCGGCTCCGGCGGGGACGAGGTCGTGGCAGTCGACGACGTCTCTCTCGAAATCGACGACGGCGAGTTCGTCGTGTTCGTCGGTCCCTCCGGCAGCGGCAAGTCGACGCTGTTGCGGATCGTCGCCGGACTGGAGAAACAGACCACGGGCGACGTGGTCATCGGCGACACGGTCGTCAGCGAACTGGGGCCGCGGGCGCGCGACATCGCGATGGTGTTCCAGAACTACGCGCTGTACCCCAATATGACCGTCGAGGAGAATATGGCGTTCGGGCTCAAGATGTCGACGGATATGTCCGACGACGAGATCGAGACCCGGGTCCGCGAGACGGCCGAGAAGATGGGGATCGGCCGACTGCTCGACAACACGCCCGGAGAGATGTCCGGCGGCCAGCAACAGCGCGTGGCGCTCGGGCGGGCGATCGTCCGCAACCCGGACGTGTTCCTGATGGACGAGCCGCTCTCGAACCTCGACGCGAAGCTCCGGACGGAGATGCGGACCGAGATCAACCGCCTCCAGAACGAACTCGGCGTCACGACGCTGTACGTCACCCACGACCAGACGGAGGCGATGACGATGGGCGACCGGCTCGTCGTCCTCAACTACGGCGAACTCCAACAGGTCGGTACCCCGTTGGAGTGCTTCTACCGGCCGGCGAACCGGTTCGTCGCCGGCTTCCTCGGGTCGCCGTCGATGAACTTCTTCGAGGGCCAGGTCGAGGGCGGGACGCTCCGACTCGACGGCTTCGACTTTGATCTGACCCAGGAGATGCAGGCGTCGGCCCGGAGCCGCAACGCCCTCGTTTTGGGTGTCCGCCCCGAAGACGCGAAAATCCACGACAGCTCCCGAGCCAGTCACGAGCTCGAAGCCACGGTCGACGTCGTCGAGCCGATGGGCAGCATCTCGTACGTCTACCTCCGCCCCGCGGGTCAGGACGGCGACCGGACCTTCATCGTCGAGACCGACGGTCAGCGCGCGATCACCGAAGGACAGTCGGTGTACGTCGAGATCCCCGACAGAGACATCCACCTGTTCGACGCCGAGGCGGGCGAGACCATCCACCAACGCAAACTCGGCACGGACGCCGAAGTCACGCTCGAAGGCCAGACGTAA